From the Halalkalicoccus sp. CGA53 genome, one window contains:
- a CDS encoding RidA family protein produces MERYLVNPPELKDARAIGYNHAIVANGEFTMAGQVAMDSEGEIVGDDIRTQAERAYENVGILLSAVGKGFADVTKVTTHIVDLSTHYFDGYKDVYWEAFSEPYPCHTVLGAHQLAHEGYLVEVEVEVPFTDRDVAAIEPDGETVVRVP; encoded by the coding sequence ATGGAGCGATATCTGGTGAACCCACCCGAACTGAAGGACGCACGCGCGATCGGCTACAACCACGCGATCGTCGCGAACGGCGAGTTCACTATGGCCGGTCAGGTCGCGATGGATTCCGAGGGTGAGATCGTCGGCGACGACATCCGAACGCAGGCCGAAAGGGCGTACGAGAACGTCGGGATCCTGCTCTCCGCGGTCGGGAAGGGCTTCGCGGACGTGACGAAGGTGACGACGCACATCGTCGACCTCTCCACCCATTACTTCGACGGCTACAAGGACGTCTACTGGGAGGCGTTCTCCGAACCCTACCCCTGTCACACCGTCCTCGGAGCCCACCAGCTCGCCCACGAGGGGTACCTCGTGGAGGTCGAGGTCGAGGTCCCGTTCACCGACCGGGACGTCGCCGCGATCGAACCCGACGGCGAGACGGTGGTCCGGGTTCCCTGA
- a CDS encoding Tfx family DNA-binding protein yields the protein MSDEPDPPDPDGILERIGFDPETNVLTRRQAQVLALRERGVSQATIADRLGTSRANVSSVESSARTNVEKAHETVAFAEALRAPVQVEIDAEVDLYDVPTRVYAACDEASVKVNQSAPELMRSISEAAGDAISGREVKRPLLVGVTNDGVVRVRRLDRRNDE from the coding sequence ATGAGCGACGAGCCCGACCCGCCCGACCCCGACGGGATCCTAGAGCGCATCGGGTTCGACCCGGAGACGAACGTGCTGACCCGTCGGCAGGCGCAGGTGCTCGCGCTCCGGGAACGGGGCGTCTCGCAGGCGACGATCGCCGACCGGTTGGGCACCTCGCGGGCGAACGTCTCGAGCGTCGAGTCGAGCGCCCGGACGAACGTCGAGAAGGCCCACGAGACGGTCGCGTTCGCGGAGGCGCTCCGCGCGCCGGTGCAGGTCGAGATCGACGCCGAGGTCGACCTCTACGACGTCCCGACCCGTGTGTACGCCGCGTGTGACGAGGCGTCGGTGAAGGTGAACCAGAGCGCGCCGGAGCTGATGCGCTCGATCAGCGAGGCGGCTGGCGACGCGATCTCTGGCCGCGAGGTGAAACGGCCGCTGCTCGTCGGCGTGACCAACGACGGGGTCGTACGGGTACGCCGGCTCGACCGGCGGAACGACGAGTAG
- a CDS encoding TRAM domain-containing protein, whose amino-acid sequence MPDCPLAEECPSFTEQIEGMGCVHYGDRGGVEWCSHYSQPIRDLKQQPVKIGEEVVVEVTDIHESGAGVGRTEDGFIVMVDGVLPDARAKVKITKVRSNHARADEVERLPWEPEEDDESDEAAGDVDEAEEADEADRRRPGRRSRPERLGSRENFWGA is encoded by the coding sequence ATGCCGGATTGCCCACTGGCCGAGGAGTGTCCGAGTTTCACCGAACAGATCGAGGGGATGGGCTGCGTTCATTACGGCGACCGCGGCGGCGTCGAGTGGTGTAGTCACTACAGCCAGCCGATCCGCGACCTGAAACAGCAGCCCGTGAAGATCGGCGAGGAGGTCGTCGTCGAGGTGACCGACATCCACGAGAGCGGCGCCGGCGTCGGACGGACCGAGGACGGCTTCATCGTGATGGTCGACGGGGTGCTGCCCGACGCCCGTGCGAAGGTGAAGATCACGAAGGTGCGCTCGAACCACGCCCGAGCGGACGAGGTCGAGCGCCTGCCGTGGGAGCCGGAGGAGGACGACGAGAGCGACGAGGCGGCGGGGGACGTCGACGAGGCAGAGGAGGCCGACGAGGCGGACCGGAGACGTCCGGGGCGTCGGTCGCGGCCCGAGCGGCTCGGCAGCCGCGAGAACTTCTGGGGCGCGTAG
- the hutU gene encoding urocanate hydratase: MDRGRERPTGIGEPSEQWRRYGGAPTGTGIECEGWRQEAALRMLNNNLDPEVAERPEDLVVYGGTGRAARSWEAYDAICDELRELGNDETLLVQSGKPVGRFRTHERAPRVLIANSNLVGKWDSWEQFHELEAQGKIMYGQMTAGSWAYIGTQGIVQGTYETLAECARREFSGEFAGKIVATAGLGGMGGAQPLAVTMNGGVCIAAEVESERIDRRIETGYCQDRADDVDEAVERARAAAEAGDAYSVGVHVNAADMLEAFLEGGFVPDVLTDQTSAHDELEGYYPSGYSAAEADALREEDPDRYREESLDTMARHVRAMLDLQEAGAITFEYGNNIRGQVREHRGVDDAFDFPGFVPAYIRPQFCRGRGPFRWVALSGDPADIHRTDEAVVELFPEKERLVRWIEMAQEQVQFQGLPARVCWLGYETDEEGLTERARFALRINELVREGEIGAPVVVTRDHLDAGSVASPHRETEAMRDGTDAVADWPILNALLNCAAGADIVSVHDGGGVGIGNSLHANNHVVLDGSDLAAEKARTVFTTDPGTGVIRHADAGYEDAIEEAEASGVHVPMRRGERS, from the coding sequence ATGGACCGAGGACGGGAGCGACCGACCGGAATCGGCGAGCCGAGCGAGCAGTGGCGGCGATACGGTGGAGCGCCGACCGGCACCGGAATCGAGTGCGAGGGCTGGCGTCAGGAGGCCGCCCTGCGGATGCTGAACAACAACCTCGACCCCGAGGTGGCGGAGCGGCCGGAGGACCTGGTGGTCTACGGGGGCACGGGCCGTGCGGCGCGCTCGTGGGAGGCCTACGACGCGATCTGCGACGAACTTCGGGAGCTCGGGAACGACGAGACGCTACTCGTCCAGAGCGGGAAGCCCGTCGGCCGGTTCCGGACCCACGAACGCGCTCCCAGGGTCCTGATCGCGAACTCGAACTTGGTGGGGAAGTGGGACAGTTGGGAGCAGTTCCACGAACTCGAGGCCCAGGGCAAGATCATGTACGGGCAGATGACCGCCGGCTCGTGGGCGTACATCGGCACGCAGGGGATCGTCCAGGGTACCTACGAGACCCTCGCCGAGTGCGCTCGACGGGAGTTCTCCGGGGAGTTCGCGGGGAAGATCGTCGCCACCGCGGGGCTCGGCGGGATGGGCGGCGCGCAGCCGCTCGCGGTGACGATGAACGGCGGGGTCTGCATCGCCGCGGAGGTAGAGAGCGAACGAATCGACCGCCGGATCGAGACGGGCTACTGCCAGGACCGGGCCGACGACGTGGACGAGGCGGTCGAGCGGGCGAGAGCGGCCGCGGAGGCTGGCGACGCCTACAGCGTCGGCGTCCACGTCAACGCGGCGGATATGCTCGAAGCGTTCCTCGAGGGGGGGTTCGTCCCCGACGTGCTCACCGACCAGACGAGCGCACACGACGAACTGGAGGGGTACTACCCGAGCGGGTACTCGGCGGCCGAGGCCGACGCGCTGCGCGAGGAGGACCCCGACCGGTACCGCGAGGAGAGCCTCGACACGATGGCCAGGCACGTCCGGGCGATGCTCGACCTCCAGGAGGCGGGCGCGATCACCTTCGAGTACGGCAACAACATCCGCGGCCAGGTGCGAGAACACCGCGGGGTGGACGACGCGTTCGACTTTCCGGGGTTCGTCCCCGCGTACATCCGCCCGCAGTTCTGTCGCGGCCGCGGGCCGTTCCGCTGGGTCGCGCTCTCGGGCGATCCGGCGGACATCCACCGGACGGACGAGGCCGTGGTGGAGCTGTTTCCGGAGAAGGAGCGGCTCGTCAGATGGATCGAGATGGCGCAAGAACAGGTCCAGTTCCAGGGGCTGCCCGCCCGCGTCTGCTGGCTCGGCTACGAGACCGACGAGGAGGGACTGACCGAACGCGCTCGGTTCGCGCTCCGAATCAACGAACTGGTGCGGGAGGGCGAGATCGGTGCACCGGTCGTCGTCACGCGCGACCACCTCGACGCCGGTTCGGTGGCCAGCCCTCATAGAGAAACGGAGGCGATGCGCGACGGGACGGATGCGGTGGCGGACTGGCCGATCCTGAACGCGCTGCTCAACTGCGCCGCGGGTGCGGACATCGTGAGCGTGCACGACGGCGGCGGCGTCGGGATCGGCAACTCGTTGCACGCCAACAACCACGTCGTCCTCGATGGCTCGGACCTCGCCGCGGAGAAGGCTCGCACGGTGTTCACGACCGACCCCGGCACCGGCGTGATCCGGCACGCGGACGCCGGCTACGAGGACGCGATCGAGGAGGCCGAAGCCTCGGGCGTTCACGTCCCGATGCGAAGGGGTGAGCGATCGTGA
- the hutI gene encoding imidazolonepropionase gives MTGIDAVVHDAAELVVGPARAIGGSTPSDRGGILDVRSNAAVAVVDGEVAAVGPTEEVTREYPPENADHAIDASGRAVVPGLVDPHTHAVFAGDRSDEFEAKIEGKSYREIAAEGGGILRTVRTTREATDGDLLSNLLGHLDTMLAHGSTTVEVKSGYGLDTETELRLLEVIDRADEKHPIDLHATFMGAHSTPEGMDTDGYVDRVVSEQLPAVAEQGVARFCDVFCEAGVFSVEQSRRVLEAGLNHGLDPKIHAEEFERVGGAQLAAALGATSADHLLRATVTDIDALVESEVVPVMLPGTAFVLGEEYADARAFLDRGAPVALATDFNPNCFSRSVPFAVSLACVGMRMTPAEALSAATANAARALDLDDGTGTLREGVPADLLVLDAPSYRHLPYRVGENPVSVVVKEGRPVVEGRQYVMTS, from the coding sequence ATGACCGGCATCGACGCCGTCGTCCACGACGCGGCCGAACTCGTCGTCGGACCAGCACGCGCGATCGGTGGCTCGACCCCGTCGGATCGGGGTGGGATACTCGACGTTCGATCGAATGCGGCCGTCGCGGTGGTCGACGGCGAGGTGGCTGCCGTCGGTCCCACCGAGGAAGTGACACGGGAGTACCCACCGGAGAACGCCGATCACGCGATCGACGCGAGTGGGAGAGCCGTGGTCCCGGGGCTCGTCGATCCCCACACCCACGCGGTCTTCGCGGGCGACCGTTCCGACGAGTTCGAGGCGAAGATCGAAGGGAAGAGCTACCGGGAGATCGCTGCGGAGGGCGGCGGTATTCTCAGGACAGTGCGAACGACGAGGGAGGCGACCGACGGGGACCTGCTCTCGAACCTGCTCGGCCACCTCGATACGATGCTCGCCCACGGCTCGACGACGGTCGAAGTGAAGTCGGGTTACGGTCTGGATACCGAGACGGAACTCCGACTCCTGGAGGTGATCGATCGAGCGGACGAGAAGCACCCGATCGACCTCCACGCGACGTTCATGGGGGCGCACTCGACACCCGAGGGGATGGATACCGACGGCTACGTCGATCGGGTCGTCTCGGAACAGCTCCCGGCGGTCGCGGAGCAGGGGGTCGCGCGATTCTGTGACGTCTTCTGCGAGGCGGGCGTCTTCTCGGTCGAACAGTCCCGCCGGGTGCTCGAAGCGGGTCTCAATCACGGGCTCGACCCGAAGATCCACGCCGAGGAGTTCGAGCGGGTCGGCGGCGCACAGCTCGCCGCCGCACTCGGTGCGACCAGCGCCGATCACCTGTTGCGTGCGACCGTGACCGACATCGACGCGCTCGTCGAGAGCGAGGTCGTCCCGGTGATGCTCCCGGGGACGGCGTTCGTCCTCGGCGAAGAGTACGCCGACGCACGGGCGTTCCTCGACCGCGGCGCGCCGGTCGCGCTCGCGACCGACTTCAACCCGAACTGCTTCTCGAGAAGTGTGCCGTTCGCCGTCTCCCTCGCCTGTGTCGGGATGCGAATGACGCCCGCCGAGGCGCTCTCCGCCGCGACGGCGAACGCCGCACGGGCGCTCGACCTCGACGACGGCACCGGAACCCTTCGGGAGGGCGTACCGGCGGACCTCCTCGTCCTCGATGCGCCCTCCTATCGGCATCTCCCGTATCGTGTCGGCGAGAACCCGGTGTCGGTGGTGGTGAAGGAGGGTCGACCCGTGGTCGAGGGTCGTCAGTACGTGATGACCTCGTAG
- the hutH gene encoding histidine ammonia-lyase, producing the protein MQTDEPSDEVVADGESLTPADVERVARDDLLVVVPEESKERVRRSRERVEAVLETDEVVYGLNTGFGDLVDTRVPREDLDRLQENLVRSHASGAGRELSREEVRAMTLARVNALVTGYSGIREVVVDRLVTMLNEGIHPVVRSRGSLGASGDLAPLAGMALVLIGEGEADVDGERLPGDDALATAGVEPVSLAPKEGLALINGTQLVVGLAALCLRDAERVVGTADVAGAFTTEVTMGTTAACDPMLSAVRPHPGQARSAKNVKAVTRNSEVVESHRNCDRVQDAYSVRCLPQVHGAVREALDHLREAVEIELNSATDNPLIFDAADVSDRASGTERVGVLSGGNFHAEVLALRLDYLAGALTELAAVTERRVDRLLNPNHQEAYLPPFLARDGGLESGLMIAQYTAAALLNECRAEGRPASDSTPVSGGQEDHVSMGATSAFAARRVTERVGAIVGIELLCAAEAAEYVDDDLSFGDGTKAVYGCVREHVDPLSGDRPLHDDVETLASLAREGVVVDAAERAVGESLSP; encoded by the coding sequence ATGCAGACCGACGAACCCTCCGATGAGGTCGTCGCCGACGGCGAGTCGCTCACGCCGGCGGACGTCGAACGGGTCGCCCGCGACGATCTCCTGGTTGTAGTCCCCGAGGAATCCAAAGAGCGGGTGCGCCGCTCGCGCGAGCGCGTCGAGGCGGTACTGGAGACCGACGAGGTCGTCTACGGGCTGAACACCGGCTTCGGCGATCTCGTCGACACGCGGGTGCCCCGCGAGGACCTCGATCGCCTCCAGGAGAACCTCGTGCGGAGCCACGCCTCCGGAGCGGGTCGAGAACTCTCCCGGGAGGAGGTCCGCGCGATGACCCTCGCCAGGGTCAACGCGCTCGTCACCGGCTACTCGGGGATCCGCGAGGTGGTGGTCGACCGACTCGTGACGATGCTGAACGAGGGTATCCACCCGGTCGTTCGCTCGCGCGGGAGCCTCGGCGCGAGCGGCGACCTCGCGCCACTCGCCGGGATGGCGCTCGTACTGATCGGCGAGGGCGAGGCGGACGTCGACGGCGAGCGGCTCCCCGGCGACGATGCGCTCGCCACCGCCGGCGTCGAACCCGTCTCGCTCGCGCCGAAGGAAGGGCTCGCGCTGATCAACGGAACGCAACTCGTCGTCGGCCTCGCCGCGCTCTGTCTCCGCGACGCCGAGCGCGTGGTGGGGACCGCCGACGTCGCCGGGGCGTTCACGACCGAGGTGACGATGGGGACGACCGCCGCGTGCGACCCGATGCTCTCTGCGGTCAGACCCCACCCCGGACAGGCCCGGAGCGCGAAGAACGTGAAAGCAGTCACCCGGAACTCCGAGGTCGTCGAGTCCCACCGCAACTGCGATCGGGTGCAGGACGCCTACTCGGTCCGATGTCTCCCGCAGGTCCACGGCGCGGTCAGAGAGGCACTCGACCACCTGCGTGAGGCCGTCGAGATCGAGTTGAACAGCGCGACGGACAACCCGCTGATATTCGACGCGGCCGACGTCTCCGACCGAGCGAGCGGCACCGAGCGCGTCGGCGTACTCTCGGGCGGGAACTTCCACGCCGAGGTTCTCGCGCTGAGACTCGACTACCTCGCCGGGGCACTCACCGAACTCGCCGCGGTCACCGAACGGCGGGTCGACCGCCTACTCAACCCGAACCACCAGGAGGCGTACCTCCCGCCGTTCCTCGCCCGGGATGGCGGCCTCGAGTCGGGGCTGATGATCGCCCAGTACACCGCTGCGGCGTTGCTCAACGAGTGTCGGGCGGAGGGACGGCCGGCGAGCGACAGCACCCCGGTCAGCGGCGGCCAGGAGGACCACGTCAGCATGGGCGCGACCTCCGCGTTCGCCGCCAGACGGGTCACCGAGCGCGTCGGCGCAATCGTCGGGATCGAACTGCTCTGTGCGGCCGAGGCCGCCGAGTACGTCGACGACGACCTCTCGTTCGGGGACGGGACGAAGGCGGTTTACGGGTGCGTCCGCGAACACGTCGATCCGCTCTCCGGTGATCGACCGCTCCACGACGACGTCGAGACGCTCGCGTCGCTCGCGAGGGAGGGGGTCGTCGTCGATGCCGCCGAAAGAGCGGTCGGCGAGTCGCTCTCGCCCTAG
- a CDS encoding replication factor A (Replication protein A protects and stabilize the intermediate ssDNA that is generated by the unwinding action of a DNA helicase at the replication fork. In addition, SSBs prevent the formation of secondary structures by single-stranded template DNA.), producing the protein MSDLRNHAEAIAEQFSEHLEVSTEEVEDRLATLVEEYKIPADEARRSVTNHYLDQAGLEREDISGGGGNRQIQLAEVDAPDEWVDIEAKLVDLWEPRSDSIDQVGLLGDPSGTLKFTKWATSDLPTLSEGVSYRFENVVTDEYEGRYSVKLNRTTRITELNEEIEVGDDAIEVEGALVDIQRGSGLIKRCPEEGCTRVLQNGRCAEHGEVDGEFDLRIKGVLDDGLVVQEVIFDQESTEELTGIELDEAKQMAMDALDTTVVADEMRTATLGRYYRVSGPKYGRYVLADEVEELGGPTDPEATLIRARSI; encoded by the coding sequence ATGAGCGACCTGCGAAACCACGCGGAAGCGATAGCGGAACAGTTCTCGGAACACCTAGAGGTCAGTACAGAGGAGGTCGAAGACCGACTGGCGACGCTCGTCGAGGAGTACAAGATCCCCGCCGACGAGGCACGCCGGAGCGTCACGAACCACTACCTCGACCAGGCGGGCCTGGAGCGAGAAGACATCTCCGGCGGCGGTGGCAACCGCCAGATCCAGCTCGCGGAGGTCGACGCCCCCGACGAGTGGGTCGACATCGAGGCGAAACTGGTCGACCTCTGGGAGCCGAGGAGCGACTCGATCGACCAGGTCGGACTGTTGGGCGACCCGTCGGGTACGCTGAAGTTCACCAAGTGGGCGACGTCGGACCTCCCGACGCTCTCCGAGGGTGTCTCCTACCGGTTCGAGAACGTCGTCACCGACGAGTACGAGGGTCGGTACTCGGTGAAGCTCAACCGAACCACACGGATCACCGAACTCAACGAGGAGATCGAGGTCGGCGACGACGCCATCGAGGTCGAGGGCGCGCTGGTCGACATCCAGCGCGGCAGCGGCCTGATCAAGCGCTGTCCGGAGGAGGGCTGTACGCGCGTCCTCCAGAACGGCCGGTGTGCCGAACACGGCGAGGTCGACGGCGAGTTCGACCTCCGGATCAAGGGCGTCCTCGACGACGGCCTCGTGGTCCAGGAGGTCATCTTCGATCAGGAGAGTACGGAGGAGCTGACCGGGATCGAACTCGACGAGGCGAAGCAGATGGCGATGGACGCCCTCGACACGACCGTCGTCGCGGACGAGATGCGAACCGCAACCCTCGGACGGTACTACCGGGTGTCGGGCCCGAAGTACGGCCGGTACGTGCTCGCCGACGAGGTGGAGGAACTGGGCGGGCCAACGGACCCTGAAGCGACGCTGATCAGAGCGAGGTCGATCTGA
- a CDS encoding DUF7091 family protein: MVDPDRVDRFLRSKVRDAGRTYERARYAYRDARDSVRSDGLDRDGAGRARIVCRRYAERRAVEVDDHARPSCYEPGHPDCEGCVEDIRTGSVETW; encoded by the coding sequence ATGGTCGATCCGGATCGGGTGGACCGGTTTCTCCGCTCGAAGGTCCGCGACGCCGGTCGGACGTACGAGCGGGCGCGATACGCCTACCGCGACGCGCGCGACTCGGTCCGATCGGACGGCCTCGACCGCGACGGGGCCGGCCGTGCACGGATCGTCTGCCGGCGCTACGCCGAACGCCGTGCGGTCGAGGTCGACGACCACGCCCGCCCCTCCTGCTACGAGCCCGGCCACCCCGACTGCGAGGGCTGTGTCGAGGACATCAGAACCGGCTCCGTCGAAACCTGGTAG
- a CDS encoding RPA family protein, whose amino-acid sequence MSGAAPTREVAQRVFAREFNDASYTFKESDDERAPLYLLLPTGARANRVFFVGTLTEKNDVGEDNEYWQGRIVDPTGTFFVYAGQYQPEAATALREIEPPAYVAVAGKPRTYETDDGSINVSIRPESITEVDAGIRDRWVVETAERTIDRLKTFDDEANEYASMAREHYDLPVENYRQAVATALESLDEIESEEPEAEA is encoded by the coding sequence ATGAGCGGCGCAGCCCCCACCCGCGAGGTCGCCCAGCGCGTCTTCGCCCGCGAGTTCAACGACGCGAGCTACACGTTCAAGGAGAGCGACGACGAGCGCGCGCCGCTGTACCTGCTGCTCCCGACGGGCGCGCGTGCGAACCGCGTCTTCTTCGTCGGCACCCTCACCGAGAAGAACGACGTCGGCGAGGACAACGAGTACTGGCAGGGTCGGATCGTCGACCCGACGGGGACCTTCTTCGTCTACGCCGGCCAGTACCAGCCCGAGGCGGCGACCGCGCTCCGCGAGATCGAACCCCCGGCGTACGTGGCCGTCGCCGGGAAGCCACGCACGTACGAGACCGACGACGGCTCGATCAACGTCTCGATCCGCCCCGAGTCGATCACCGAGGTCGACGCCGGAATCCGCGACCGCTGGGTCGTCGAGACCGCAGAACGGACGATCGATCGCCTCAAAACGTTCGACGACGAGGCCAACGAGTACGCCTCGATGGCGCGCGAGCACTACGACCTCCCGGTCGAGAACTACCGGCAGGCGGTCGCGACGGCGCTCGAGAGCCTCGACGAGATCGAGTCAGAGGAACCCGAAGCCGAAGCCTAG